In one window of Enterobacteriaceae endosymbiont of Plateumaris rustica DNA:
- the rplJ gene encoding 50S ribosomal protein L10 — MPLNLTQKKMIVAKLSKINQKALSIVIANACGINVNNITKLRKNSRENHVFVGVIKNKLLKLIIKNSNFECLQNQLHGPILIGYSLKHPGSAARLFKEFAKNNTNFKIKVASFEGKLINAQDIDKLATLPTYKESLSLMLYTIKEAAVGKLIKILIAIKNIKKNDL; from the coding sequence ATGCCATTAAATCTTACACAAAAAAAAATGATTGTTGCAAAATTAAGTAAAATAAATCAAAAAGCTTTATCTATAGTTATTGCTAATGCTTGTGGTATAAATGTTAATAATATTACTAAATTAAGAAAAAATAGTCGTGAAAATCACGTATTTGTAGGAGTTATTAAAAACAAATTATTAAAATTAATCATAAAAAATAGTAATTTTGAATGTTTACAAAATCAATTACATGGACCAATTTTAATTGGATATTCACTTAAACATCCTGGTTCAGCTGCACGTTTATTTAAAGAATTTGCTAAAAATAATACTAATTTTAAAATTAAAGTTGCTTCTTTTGAAGGTAAATTAATAAATGCTCAAGATATTGACAAATTAGCCACATTACCTACTTATAAGGAATCCTTATCTCTTATGTTATATACAATTAAAGAAGCTGCTGTAGGAAAATTAATTAAAATATTAATAGCTATTAAAAATATAAAAAAAAATGATTTATAA
- the rplA gene encoding 50S ribosomal protein L1, translating to MIKQTKRMTHMYNKINQNKKFSIDKAINKLKELSTVKFIESIDIAVLLGIDSKKSEQNIRNNIILPHGTGKNIKIAVFAYGNKAIEAKEAGADLIGMEDLVIKIKNNEKKIDLVITIPEAMHLVSKLAPILGPRGIMPNPKLGTITENIKETIKKMKKGQINCRNDKNGIIHTNVGKINFDNYKIKENIEHIINTLKKHKPSKVKGNFIKKIYISSTMGVSIDITTSLIKI from the coding sequence ATGATTAAGCAAACAAAACGTATGACTCATATGTATAATAAAATTAATCAAAATAAAAAATTTTCTATTGATAAAGCTATTAATAAATTAAAAGAACTTAGTACAGTTAAATTTATTGAAAGTATTGATATTGCAGTACTATTAGGTATAGATTCAAAAAAATCAGAACAAAATATTCGAAATAATATTATATTACCACATGGAACAGGAAAAAATATAAAAATTGCTGTATTTGCTTATGGAAATAAAGCAATAGAAGCAAAAGAAGCAGGTGCAGATTTAATTGGAATGGAAGATTTAGTAATTAAAATTAAAAATAATGAAAAAAAAATTGATTTAGTAATAACTATTCCAGAAGCAATGCATTTAGTTAGTAAATTAGCTCCTATTTTAGGTCCAAGAGGTATAATGCCTAATCCAAAATTAGGAACTATTACTGAAAATATTAAAGAAACTATAAAGAAAATGAAAAAAGGACAGATTAATTGTCGTAATGATAAAAATGGAATTATACATACTAATGTAGGTAAAATTAATTTTGATAATTATAAAATAAAAGAAAATATTGAACATATAATAAATACTTTAAAAAAACATAAACCATCAAAAGTAAAAGGAAATTTTATAAAAAAAATATATATTTCATCAACAATGGGAGTTTCTATTGATATAACAACATCTTTAATAAAAATTTAA
- the rplK gene encoding 50S ribosomal protein L11, producing the protein MAKKIKTYVKLQVSAGNANPSPPIGPALGQHGVNIMEFCKLFNTQTNNLEKGIPIPVIITIYSDRSFSFITKTPPAAILIKKILGIKSGSSKPKLEKIGKITHDQIRQIAKLKSVDMTGINIESMMHSIEGTALSMGLIIED; encoded by the coding sequence ATGGCAAAAAAGATTAAAACTTATGTTAAATTACAAGTTTCAGCAGGAAATGCTAATCCTAGTCCTCCTATTGGACCTGCATTAGGTCAACATGGAGTAAATATAATGGAATTTTGTAAATTATTTAATACACAAACTAATAATTTAGAAAAAGGAATACCTATTCCTGTTATAATTACTATTTATTCAGATCGTTCTTTTTCATTTATTACTAAAACACCTCCAGCAGCAATTTTAATAAAAAAAATTTTAGGAATTAAATCTGGTTCTAGTAAACCAAAATTAGAAAAAATAGGAAAAATAACTCATGATCAAATTCGTCAAATAGCAAAATTAAAGTCTGTAGATATGACAGGTATAAATATTGAATCAATGATGCATTCTATAGAAGGAACAGCACTTTCAATGGGATTAATAATAGAGGATTAA
- the nusG gene encoding transcription termination/antitermination protein NusG, with protein MTKSIQKKWYVIHARSGFENRVAQSLKEHININKMENFFGDILIPTEEVVEIRNGQRYKSERKFFPGYILIYMLMQDISWHLVRGIPKVLGFIGGTSDNPSPISNKEVDIIKNRLQQIGDKPRPKILFEAGEMIRVNDGPFSDFNGVVEEVDYEKSRLKVSVSIFGRATPVDLDFSQVEKG; from the coding sequence ATGACTAAATCTATACAAAAAAAATGGTATGTTATACATGCTCGTTCTGGATTTGAAAATCGTGTAGCACAATCATTAAAAGAACATATTAATATTAATAAAATGGAAAATTTTTTTGGAGATATTTTAATACCTACTGAAGAAGTAGTGGAAATTCGTAATGGACAACGTTATAAAAGTGAACGTAAATTTTTTCCTGGATATATTTTAATTTATATGCTTATGCAAGATATTAGTTGGCATTTAGTTCGTGGTATTCCTAAAGTATTAGGTTTTATAGGAGGAACTTCTGATAATCCATCTCCTATTAGTAATAAAGAAGTGGATATAATTAAAAATCGTCTTCAACAAATTGGAGATAAACCAAGACCAAAAATATTATTTGAAGCTGGAGAAATGATTCGTGTAAATGATGGTCCTTTTTCTGATTTTAATGGTGTAGTTGAGGAAGTTGATTATGAAAAAAGTCGTTTAAAAGTTTCAGTATCAATTTTTGGTAGAGCAACTCCTGTTGATTTAGATTTTAGTCAAGTAGAAAAAGGATAA
- the secE gene encoding preprotein translocase subunit SecE, producing MINNLKIKKSKFILEFIKWTISILLFIFIIIYDYLYQNIEFAVRIIIICPILILIIFTILSTNKGEKIFLFIRETRIETLKVIWPSYKETLQITLIIIIITLIMSIIIWGLDSILIFLISFLTNMRL from the coding sequence ATGATTAATAATTTAAAAATTAAAAAGAGTAAATTTATTTTAGAATTTATAAAATGGACTATCAGTATACTTTTATTCATTTTCATTATAATATATGATTATTTATATCAAAATATAGAATTTGCTGTTCGAATAATAATTATTTGTCCTATATTAATTTTAATTATTTTTACTATATTATCTACTAATAAAGGAGAAAAAATATTTTTATTTATTAGAGAAACACGTATAGAAACACTTAAGGTAATTTGGCCTTCTTATAAAGAAACTTTACAAATAACTTTAATTATCATAATAATTACTTTAATTATGTCAATAATTATTTGGGGACTTGATAGTATTTTAATATTTTTAATATCATTTTTAACTAATATGAGATTATAA
- the tuf gene encoding elongation factor Tu, translated as MSKEKFKRSKPHINVGTIGHVDHGKTTLTAAITTVLSKKYGGAAKAFDQIDNAPEEKARGITINTSHVEYDTKYRHYAHVDCPGHADYVKNMITGAAQMDGAILVVAATDGPMPQTREHILLARQVGVPYIVVFLNKCDLVDDEELLELVEMEIRDLLTQYDFPGEKTPIIRGSALKALEGDIIWTKKIFELADCLDNYIPEPKRAIDQPFLLPIEDVFSISGRGTVVTGRVEKGIIKVGEEVEIIGIRDTVKSTCTGVEMFRKLLDEGRAGENVGILLRGIKREEIERGQVLAKPGSIKPHTQFEAEVYVLSKDEGGRHTAFFNGYRPQFYFRTTDVTGTINLAKDIEMVMPGDNIKMTVILINPIAMTDGLRFAIREGGRTVGAGIVIKILK; from the coding sequence GTGTCTAAAGAAAAATTTAAACGTTCTAAACCACATATTAATGTTGGTACTATAGGACATGTTGATCATGGAAAAACAACTTTAACAGCAGCTATTACAACTGTATTATCTAAAAAATATGGTGGAGCAGCTAAAGCTTTTGATCAAATAGATAATGCTCCAGAAGAAAAAGCAAGAGGTATTACGATTAATACTTCTCATGTAGAGTATGATACAAAATATCGTCATTATGCACATGTAGATTGTCCTGGACATGCTGATTATGTAAAAAATATGATTACTGGAGCAGCTCAAATGGATGGAGCTATATTAGTAGTTGCTGCAACAGATGGACCAATGCCTCAAACAAGAGAACATATTTTATTAGCAAGACAAGTTGGAGTACCTTATATTGTTGTTTTTCTTAATAAATGTGATTTAGTAGATGATGAAGAATTATTAGAATTAGTAGAAATGGAAATACGTGATTTACTTACTCAATATGATTTTCCTGGAGAAAAAACTCCAATTATTCGTGGTTCTGCTCTTAAAGCTTTAGAAGGAGATATAATTTGGACAAAAAAAATTTTTGAATTAGCAGATTGTTTGGATAATTATATCCCTGAACCTAAAAGAGCTATTGATCAACCATTTTTATTACCAATTGAAGATGTTTTTTCTATTTCTGGTAGAGGAACAGTTGTAACAGGAAGAGTAGAAAAAGGAATAATTAAAGTAGGAGAAGAAGTAGAAATTATAGGTATCAGAGATACTGTAAAATCTACTTGTACAGGTGTTGAAATGTTTCGTAAATTATTAGATGAAGGTCGTGCTGGAGAGAATGTAGGTATTTTACTTCGAGGTATTAAAAGAGAAGAAATTGAAAGAGGACAAGTTTTAGCTAAACCTGGATCTATAAAACCTCATACTCAATTTGAAGCAGAAGTATATGTTTTATCTAAAGATGAAGGTGGTAGACATACTGCATTTTTTAACGGTTATCGACCTCAATTTTATTTTAGAACTACTGATGTTACAGGAACAATAAATTTAGCAAAAGATATTGAAATGGTAATGCCTGGTGATAATATTAAAATGACTGTAATTTTAATAAATCCTATTGCTATGACTGATGGTTTAAGATTTGCTATTCGTGAAGGAGGTAGAACTGTTGGTGCAGGAATTGTTATTAAAATATTAAAATAA
- the fusA gene encoding elongation factor G — protein sequence MSRITPITLYRNIGISAHIDAGKTTTTERILFYTGVNHKIGEVHDGAATMDWMEQEQERGITITSAATTAFWSGMANQYQSHRINIIDTPGHVDFTIEVERSMRILDGVVMIYCAVGGVQPQSETVWRQANKYKVPRIAFINKMDRMGANFLNVVNQIQKNLSTETVPIQLPIGSEDNFIGIIDLIKMKAISWNDQDQGTTFNYNEIPINMLKESKIWRQKLIESAVESDEKLMDKYLNGVNLTEKEIKFSLRQRVLKNEITLITCGSAFKNKGVQAMLDAVIEFLPAPSDIPPIKGIIDNEKKILSIRKSNDDEPFSALAFKISNDPFVGNLTFFRVYSGTVSSGDLIFNPIKMQRERIGRIVQMHANKREEIKKVHAGDIAAAIGLKNVTTGDTLCSIDKSIILEKMEFPEPVISIAIEPKTKIDQEKMGLALNRLTREDPSLKTWTDKESNQTIIAGMGELHLEIIVDRMKREFNVSANIGKPQVSYRETIKKNAINIEGKHIKQTGGRGQYGHVVIDISPIKFNKKNNIGYLFTNDIKGGVIPSEYISSIDKSIQEQLKSGPIAGYPVVNIAVRLHYGSYHDVDSSELAFKLAASIAFKNAFKQANPVLLEPIMRVEVETPEEYMGDVIGDLNRRRGIIEGIDNLPIGKLIRACVPLSEMFGYATDLRSYTQGRSSYSMEFLKYTEAPNNISQIIIDSKYK from the coding sequence ATGAGTCGTATAACACCTATAACACTTTACCGTAATATTGGTATTAGTGCACATATTGATGCAGGTAAAACTACTACTACTGAAAGAATTCTTTTTTATACTGGAGTAAATCATAAAATAGGTGAAGTTCATGATGGTGCTGCTACTATGGATTGGATGGAACAAGAACAAGAAAGAGGAATTACTATTACATCTGCAGCTACTACAGCTTTTTGGTCAGGAATGGCTAATCAATATCAATCACATAGAATTAATATTATTGATACTCCAGGACATGTTGATTTTACAATTGAAGTAGAACGATCTATGAGAATTTTAGATGGTGTAGTAATGATTTATTGTGCTGTTGGAGGTGTACAACCACAATCAGAAACAGTATGGAGACAAGCTAATAAATATAAAGTTCCAAGAATAGCATTTATAAATAAAATGGATCGTATGGGAGCTAATTTTTTAAATGTTGTTAATCAAATACAGAAAAATTTGTCTACAGAAACTGTTCCAATACAATTACCTATTGGATCTGAAGATAACTTTATTGGAATTATAGATTTAATTAAAATGAAAGCAATAAGTTGGAATGATCAAGATCAAGGAACTACTTTTAATTATAATGAAATACCTATAAACATGTTAAAAGAATCTAAGATTTGGCGTCAAAAATTAATTGAATCTGCTGTTGAATCAGATGAAAAGTTAATGGATAAATATTTAAATGGAGTAAATCTTACTGAAAAAGAAATAAAATTTTCTTTAAGACAAAGAGTTTTAAAAAATGAAATTACTTTAATAACTTGCGGTTCTGCCTTTAAAAATAAAGGAGTACAAGCTATGTTAGATGCAGTAATTGAATTTTTACCAGCACCTAGTGATATTCCACCTATAAAAGGAATCATAGATAATGAAAAAAAAATATTATCTATTCGAAAATCAAATGATGATGAACCTTTTTCAGCATTAGCATTTAAAATATCAAATGATCCTTTTGTTGGTAACTTAACATTTTTTAGAGTATATTCTGGTACAGTAAGTAGTGGTGATTTAATTTTTAATCCTATTAAAATGCAAAGAGAAAGAATTGGAAGAATTGTACAAATGCATGCTAATAAACGTGAAGAAATTAAAAAAGTTCATGCTGGAGATATTGCTGCAGCAATTGGTTTAAAAAATGTTACAACTGGAGATACATTATGTTCTATAGATAAAAGTATTATTCTAGAAAAAATGGAATTTCCGGAACCTGTTATTTCTATTGCTATAGAGCCTAAAACTAAAATTGATCAAGAAAAAATGGGCTTAGCATTAAATAGATTGACAAGAGAAGATCCATCGTTAAAAACCTGGACTGATAAAGAAAGTAATCAAACTATTATTGCCGGTATGGGTGAATTACATTTAGAAATTATAGTTGATAGAATGAAGAGAGAATTTAATGTTTCTGCCAATATTGGTAAACCTCAAGTATCTTATCGTGAAACTATTAAAAAAAATGCAATAAATATAGAAGGTAAACATATAAAACAAACTGGTGGTAGAGGACAGTATGGTCATGTTGTTATAGATATATCTCCAATAAAATTTAATAAAAAAAATAACATAGGATATTTATTTACTAACGATATAAAAGGTGGTGTAATACCTAGTGAATATATTTCATCTATAGACAAAAGTATTCAAGAACAATTAAAATCTGGACCAATAGCCGGATATCCAGTGGTAAATATTGCAGTTAGATTACATTATGGATCATATCATGATGTAGATTCTTCAGAATTAGCATTTAAATTAGCTGCTTCAATTGCATTTAAAAATGCATTTAAACAAGCTAATCCAGTATTATTAGAACCTATTATGAGAGTTGAAGTAGAAACTCCAGAAGAGTATATGGGAGATGTAATAGGAGATTTAAATCGTAGAAGAGGTATTATAGAAGGAATAGACAATTTACCCATTGGTAAATTAATACGCGCTTGTGTACCATTATCTGAAATGTTTGGTTATGCTACTGATTTACGTTCTTATACTCAAGGAAGATCATCTTATTCTATGGAATTTTTAAAATATACTGAAGCACCTAATAATATTTCACAAATTATTATTGATTCTAAATATAAATAA
- the rpsG gene encoding 30S ribosomal protein S7, giving the protein MSRRRIISQRKILPDPKFDSNLLAKFINILMMNGKKSIAESIVYSALKSITKNSGKNELDNFLSALENVKPMVEVKSRRVGGSTYQVPVEVRPTRRNTLAMRWLVNAARKRNDKSMSLRLANEISDAIENKGNAVKKKEEVHRMAEANKAFAHYRW; this is encoded by the coding sequence ATGTCTCGTAGACGTATAATTAGTCAACGTAAAATATTACCAGATCCTAAATTTGATTCAAATTTACTTGCTAAATTTATTAATATATTAATGATGAATGGAAAAAAATCTATAGCAGAATCTATTGTTTATTCAGCTTTAAAATCAATAACTAAAAATTCTGGAAAAAATGAATTGGATAATTTTTTAAGTGCATTAGAAAATGTAAAACCTATGGTAGAAGTAAAATCTCGTAGAGTAGGAGGGTCAACTTATCAAGTTCCAGTAGAAGTTAGACCTACTAGAAGAAATACATTAGCAATGCGTTGGTTAGTAAATGCTGCAAGAAAAAGAAATGATAAATCTATGTCATTAAGATTAGCTAATGAAATTTCTGATGCTATTGAAAATAAAGGTAATGCAGTTAAAAAAAAAGAAGAAGTGCATCGTATGGCTGAAGCAAATAAAGCATTTGCTCATTATCGTTGGTAA
- the rpsL gene encoding 30S ribosomal protein S12: MATVNQLVRKQRTHKIVKSNVPALNSCPQKRGVCIKVYTTTPKKPNSALRKVCRVRLTNGFEVTSYIPGEGHNLQEHSVVLIRGGRVKDLPGVRYHIIRGALDCSGVKERKKGRSKYGVKKPK, encoded by the coding sequence ATGGCTACGGTCAATCAACTAGTTAGAAAACAACGAACTCATAAAATTGTTAAAAGTAATGTACCTGCTTTAAACTCATGTCCTCAGAAAAGAGGAGTTTGTATTAAAGTATATACAACTACACCTAAAAAACCAAATTCAGCATTAAGAAAAGTTTGTAGAGTTCGTTTAACTAATGGATTTGAAGTCACTTCTTATATACCAGGAGAAGGACATAATTTACAAGAACATTCTGTAGTATTAATTCGAGGAGGTAGAGTAAAAGATTTGCCAGGTGTTAGATATCATATAATTAGAGGAGCATTGGATTGTTCCGGAGTTAAAGAAAGAAAAAAAGGAAGATCTAAATATGGTGTAAAAAAACCTAAATAA
- the tusB gene encoding sulfurtransferase complex subunit TusB — MLYTLFNSPSSCNFILFLNYLSKNDDLILIQDGILAGLKNSISMKKIIEIKKKVPFHIFGIKNDIESRGLLKIISKKIIQIEYKDFVFLSIKHKQQIFW; from the coding sequence ATGTTATATACCTTATTTAATTCACCATCATCTTGTAATTTTATTTTATTTTTAAATTATTTAAGTAAAAATGATGATTTAATTTTAATTCAAGATGGTATATTAGCAGGTTTAAAAAATAGTATTTCAATGAAAAAAATAATTGAAATTAAAAAAAAAGTTCCATTTCATATTTTTGGTATAAAAAATGATATAGAATCAAGAGGATTATTAAAAATAATATCTAAAAAAATAATACAAATAGAATATAAAGATTTTGTATTTTTATCAATAAAACATAAACAACAAATATTTTGGTAA
- the tusC gene encoding sulfurtransferase complex subunit TusC, whose translation MNKIAFIFSNSPYSNSSGQEGLDAIISISSFTEDIALFFTGDGIFQIISNQKSEKILFPNYSVSFNILGICNINNYFICSDSLNILGLKNFNKKKNWTVPVKIINSLCWKKKLHSYDVILHF comes from the coding sequence ATGAATAAAATAGCTTTTATTTTTTCTAATTCTCCATATAGTAATAGTTCTGGTCAAGAAGGATTAGATGCTATAATTTCTATATCCTCATTTACTGAGGATATAGCATTATTTTTTACGGGAGATGGTATTTTTCAAATAATATCTAATCAAAAATCAGAAAAGATATTATTTCCTAATTATAGTGTTAGTTTTAATATTTTAGGTATTTGTAATATTAATAATTATTTTATTTGTTCTGATTCTTTAAATATTTTAGGTTTAAAAAATTTTAATAAAAAAAAAAATTGGACTGTACCTGTTAAAATTATTAATTCTTTATGTTGGAAAAAAAAACTTCATAGTTATGATGTAATTTTACATTTTTAA
- the tusD gene encoding sulfurtransferase complex subunit TusD — MIFSLLVTGSPYSTQNAYSAYFFTNAVIKEKHYVKNIFFYCDGVYNANKYIKLDNYKINLVNCWKNLSDKYHINLYFCISSAIKRGIIINNKQILNNQLNINLIKNKFQISSLSILAKSILTCDRFMQF, encoded by the coding sequence ATGATTTTTTCATTATTAGTAACAGGATCACCTTACAGTACACAAAATGCATATTCTGCATATTTTTTTACTAATGCAGTTATAAAAGAAAAACATTATGTAAAAAATATTTTTTTTTATTGTGATGGTGTTTATAATGCTAATAAATATATTAAATTAGATAATTATAAAATAAATTTAGTTAACTGTTGGAAAAATTTAAGTGATAAATATCATATAAATTTATATTTTTGTATTTCTTCTGCAATAAAAAGAGGAATTATTATAAATAATAAACAAATATTAAATAATCAACTAAATATTAATTTAATAAAAAATAAATTTCAAATATCAAGTTTAAGTATTTTAGCTAAATCTATTTTAACTTGTGATCGTTTTATGCAATTTTAA
- the fkpA gene encoding FKBP-type peptidyl-prolyl cis-trans isomerase codes for MKFLTKKMSIFIILILTLGLNKPIQASIYKNIGWWHNNKKETVIETVDLENIKKQKFFQNEKEEKSYALGVTIGKYLKHSFQEQEKVNILLNKKLIIQGIIDCINNNVKISDEELTRILSSFELEVQNATTNKLKEEAKKNNIAGKKYITKFLKEKNVKRSKTGLLYQIKKVGYGKKILNKNSNVIVVVHYKGTLVDGTIFDSSYSRKIPLSINFQQIIPGWKEALQYIKKGGKIKIVVPPNLGYGYNLIPGIPVNSTLIFEIELLDIKESFLKKK; via the coding sequence ATGAAATTTTTGACTAAAAAAATGTCAATATTTATTATATTAATTTTAACTTTAGGATTAAATAAACCTATACAAGCATCAATATATAAAAATATTGGATGGTGGCATAATAATAAAAAAGAAACAGTTATTGAAACTGTTGATTTAGAAAATATTAAAAAACAAAAATTTTTTCAAAACGAAAAAGAAGAAAAATCTTATGCGTTAGGTGTTACAATAGGAAAATATTTGAAACATTCTTTTCAAGAACAAGAAAAAGTTAATATTTTATTAAATAAAAAATTAATTATTCAAGGAATAATTGATTGCATAAATAACAATGTTAAAATATCTGATGAAGAATTAACAAGAATTCTTTCATCATTTGAATTAGAAGTTCAAAATGCTACAACCAATAAATTAAAAGAAGAAGCAAAAAAAAATAATATTGCTGGAAAAAAATATATCACAAAATTTTTGAAAGAAAAAAATGTTAAAAGAAGTAAAACAGGATTACTATATCAAATAAAAAAAGTAGGATATGGAAAAAAAATTTTAAATAAAAATAGTAATGTCATTGTAGTTGTCCATTATAAAGGAACATTAGTTGATGGAACTATATTTGATAGTTCATATTCTAGAAAAATTCCATTATCTATAAATTTTCAACAAATTATTCCTGGTTGGAAAGAAGCACTTCAATATATTAAAAAAGGTGGGAAAATTAAAATAGTTGTACCACCAAATTTAGGATATGGATATAATTTAATACCAGGAATTCCTGTAAATTCTACTTTAATATTTGAAATTGAATTATTAGATATTAAAGAATCTTTTCTTAAAAAGAAGTAA
- the asd gene encoding aspartate-semialdehyde dehydrogenase, with protein sequence MMKDVGFIGWRGIVGSVLLKRMVKKKDFNSINVIFFTTSQCGKIIPFSIKNKCKILQDAYNIEILSSLDIIISCQGSEYTEKMYSKLRSIGWNGYWIDASSYLRSFKKSVIVLDPINLNFIKKKIDMGIKTFVGGNCTVSLMLMALGGLFKNNLIEWLFVSTYQAASGAGSSFMKELLLQMKFISKKLNFKNHSLSILDIEKNISKNIKNSDFPKKYFSVPLAGSLIPWIDKKVCNGQTKEEWKGQFETNKILNTKKIIPIDGVCVRIGTLRSHSQSFTIKLKQNLSLNNIKNIIQSNNKWVKVISNNMDDTINNLTPVAVNGKLDIPIGRIKKLNIDKNCFSAFSVGDQLLWGAAEPLRRMLKLLINY encoded by the coding sequence ATAATGAAAGATGTAGGATTTATTGGTTGGAGGGGTATTGTTGGATCTGTTTTATTAAAAAGAATGGTTAAAAAAAAAGATTTTAATTCTATTAATGTAATATTTTTTACTACTTCTCAATGTGGTAAAATAATACCTTTTAGTATTAAAAATAAATGTAAAATTTTACAAGATGCTTATAATATTGAAATATTATCATCTTTAGATATAATTATTTCATGTCAAGGTAGTGAATATACAGAAAAAATGTATTCTAAATTACGTTCAATTGGTTGGAATGGATATTGGATAGATGCTTCATCTTATTTAAGATCTTTTAAAAAATCTGTAATCGTATTAGATCCTATAAATTTAAATTTTATAAAAAAAAAAATAGATATGGGTATAAAAACTTTTGTAGGAGGTAATTGTACTGTTAGTTTAATGTTAATGGCATTAGGAGGTTTATTTAAGAATAATTTAATTGAATGGTTATTTGTTTCAACATATCAAGCTGCATCAGGTGCAGGATCAAGTTTTATGAAAGAACTATTATTACAAATGAAATTTATATCTAAAAAATTAAATTTTAAAAACCATTCCCTAAGTATTTTAGATATTGAAAAAAATATTTCTAAAAATATTAAAAATAGTGATTTTCCCAAAAAATATTTTTCTGTACCATTAGCTGGAAGTTTAATTCCATGGATAGATAAAAAAGTTTGCAATGGACAAACAAAAGAAGAATGGAAAGGACAATTTGAGACTAATAAAATTTTAAATACAAAAAAAATTATTCCTATAGATGGTGTTTGTGTTCGAATAGGGACTTTAAGATCTCATAGTCAATCTTTTACTATAAAACTTAAACAAAATTTATCATTAAATAATATTAAAAATATTATACAATCTAATAATAAATGGGTTAAAGTTATATCTAATAACATGGATGATACTATAAATAATTTAACTCCTGTTGCGGTAAATGGAAAGTTAGATATTCCTATTGGAAGAATAAAAAAACTTAATATAGATAAAAATTGTTTTTCAGCATTTTCTGTAGGTGATCAATTACTTTGGGGTGCAGCTGAACCTTTGAGAAGGATGTTAAAATTATTAATTAATTATTAA
- a CDS encoding phospholipase D-like domain-containing protein has protein sequence MKTKKILILLIFIFLKINLAFATHIDVLFTPNKKTLPLIINLINHAKKEILIAAYTFTNKPLALALLKSSNKGIEIYIIVDAKNNINRYTAINFLKNKAKNIHIRMNNNYSIMHNKFIIIDRSTVETGSLNYSANAIKRNAENIIIIYNSKRIAKIYKKQFFKLWEESIIKIN, from the coding sequence ATGAAAACAAAAAAAATTTTGATTTTATTAATTTTTATTTTTTTAAAAATTAATTTAGCTTTTGCAACTCATATTGATGTATTATTTACTCCTAATAAAAAAACATTACCATTAATAATTAATCTTATTAATCATGCTAAAAAAGAAATATTAATAGCTGCATATACATTTACTAATAAACCTTTAGCTTTAGCATTATTAAAATCAAGTAATAAAGGTATAGAAATTTATATAATTGTTGATGCTAAAAATAATATAAATCGTTATACTGCAATAAATTTTTTAAAAAATAAAGCTAAAAATATTCATATTAGAATGAATAATAATTACTCTATAATGCATAATAAATTTATTATTATAGATAGATCTACTGTTGAAACTGGATCTTTAAATTATTCTGCTAATGCAATAAAACGTAATGCAGAAAATATAATTATAATTTATAATTCTAAAAGAATAGCTAAAATTTATAAAAAACAATTTTTTAAACTATGGGAAGAAAGCATAATTAAAATTAATTAA